TATTTTCTTTACCCAGAGTGTTGAGTGCAGGAAAGACGAGCTTTCCCATAATTTTCCCTCCATGTGCAGCGGTGGCTCTGGAATCAGTCTTTAAATTCGATGGGAAAGTTCTGGTTTGGATTAGCTAGTCTTAGACTAAGAAACCATGTGTGTACCTGATGGAAAATGCTGAGAGAATACTAGAGCAATAAATTAATCATGAAATTGATGCATAATCCTTGTCCAGTTGCATGTTTTACAGATTCCAAGGAATAAATGAAATACTTTATTGACTATatgcacaataagaccagggatatgtaataaagaaaatgtatatggGATGTGTACACAACATtctcaattaaagtttatttttctgttaaatCAACAGATTTAATTAGAGTTTCAAAATCCAGACTGTTTTGTTGCAGGACGGATTGGTTGTAGTGTTATCAGAAGAATTTGGTGATAATGCCTTATGagaagaaaataaacaagctATTTAGTCTGCTGGCATTTGTGTCTATTATGATGCATCAATGCAGCAATGCAATGCCGTTGCTGAACAAAGAGGAATTTGTCCATAAAACAAACAGACACATGAAAACACTTATTCAATTAAGTTTGTTTCCATGCAAACATGTCCCCCAAGCTATAGAGCGTAAAAGCCACAGCATGCTTAATTGGCAGGGCTGGTCTGTGAAAACACCAGAAATGAGGTCAATATCACACTTTTCACAAGAAAAAACTCTCTTTGAGATGTGATGTGCTCCAACTGCAATGAAATATATAGCATTTCAGAAGTGCTGCTCGCTACATGAAATGTGAATCTGCAAAACTTGTGTAATGTTTAAAAGAATAATGTAAGCTGTTGGGTTTTTTTCGTTTCTTTGAAAACTTTGTGCAAATTACAAACCATGTTTGATTGGCTTGGCATAATTCATAGTGACAGATTctgtaatatttagtattttactTTCATTCCCACAAGACAAATATCTCACGCTACTGAGTGCTCTGTTAGCAAGGCCATACAGCATGCAAAAAGACAACTAAACAAAGAGGATAAATCTGACCTCATCAGAGCCTTATATTCCAAGAAATATATGGTACACTTTATTGACTTAAAGACAGATACTTTTTGTGTTACATGAGCTGAGAGTAATGATGTTTTTAGTATAATGTGGTTGTAGTATCTTATTAGGGGAAAGTAGATTGGAATTCTTTGAAATGCTCTGAATATTAGCTATATGTATTtacagattgattgattgactgaatTGATCAGTCTTTTTCCTATGAAAACCATCTTTCCAGAAAGTATATTTCATGTTGTTGAGAGCAGCATGTGTTTTAATGGCCCTAGTCCTAGTTCTCTACCCGTGAATACAGCTGGAAAgattacatcattttaatttcagaatATGGGAAGTGTTATTTACTGTCTGTGTATGCTTTTAAACAGAGTCTCTTCATAAACAAAACATCAGCAGCAACAGTTTTGTTTCGGAAAGAGGCCTCTTATGTTtatcaaggcttcatttatttgattaaaaatgaactaaaaccattatattgtgaaataatacaatttaaaataaaagtttctgaattttttacaatatatatatatatatatatatatatatatatatatatatatatatatatatatatatatatatatatatatatatatatatatatatatatatatatattttatggtacagcttaattttcagcgtcattactccagccttcagtgtcacatgatcctccagaaatcttTGTTATATGCtgattcattaaaacatttattattatcaattttgaaaatagtgctgcttaatatttctgagGAAACAGTGATacaattttcaggattctttaaagaaTAGAAAGGAAATAGACATCTTTTGAAACTTTTTGTATGTCTTTACTGTTGCTTCTGTTTATTTAACTATCAGTTTCATGCATCCATGCTTAATAAGTCATTTCTTTCATAGACCAAAGTCTTTCTAACCATTTTCAATCTTATTATTCTGTATTTGTTTATGATGATCCTGCAATTTTGCATGCAGTAATTTTTTCCACTTCATGTTAAGGCAAATCAATAGTATTTTGCAGACAAAAGCACTCAccaccatgcataacatttttcagATTCAACAATAGAAAAGGTCCCAGCCAGGTTCCAGTCTCTAGTGCCCAtaatgtgtttatcagctgtgtTTTGGCTGAACATTGTGAATCAGATGGCTGCCATATTTTACCCCTTAGGCCACATATTGACTTTTGGAGGTCCCAGTTGCGTCAGAGGTCTCATTTCATTGCTAGAATCACCTTTGCATGACGTTAAAAAAGTGGCATGGACAAATCAGCTGATGGTTTTTTGTAGCAACAGAGTAAAACAGCACCAGGGGAAATGGATTTTTCATGTTCATCTGTTTGTTCGAGGCCATGTGTTTCCTCAGTTATGCCTTTCAGCTTATACATACTGGACTTTTGCATGTGATTCAACACGCTGAAGTTGGGACTTTCAAAGTCTGTTATATGACATTATTTTTTCCAAACATCTTACAGATTGCCATTAGCACACTTGGAAAGATGATTGCATGCTTATCTACTTGGACAGCAAGACCATCATGattaagttatatttattattctggccaagaacaGTTCACTTAAGTAAGGCCCTGTCTGATTGACTTGAAATCTGGCCAGTCAGTTCATTTTTACAGCTGAAGTATTATCTAAAGTATTTGATACCACAATAATAACTGCGATTAAGTAGGTCCTCTAACAACAAGACCCTATTCTATACATTTATGGAAATGAAAACCTCACGAGTGTCTAGGGATTAAAACAAACTCTAGAAACAGTTTCAGCTTTATAGGTTATGAAAATGAGTTGATTGTTATAGTTTTGGCGATGATTCTTTCTACCCCGAACCTTAGAGTTCGTGAACCATTCAATTTTTATTCCACAGGAAGGGGTGACTTATGATGCTGCACCCTTTGCGTCAGGTTTCCTGTCTCTGAGAATCAACCATTGTGTTGCAGGCCACACCAAGCAGTCACTCAACAAGTGCTTTCAAGCCTCTACTCAACTCATTTGCTGTGTAAAGACTTGACTCATTGGTCATTTGTCCACCATACAAGATCTTTTGTATGTACTCCCTTTAACATTTCACATGTGCAGGAGTCACTCATATTTTCTAGTTGGTAAATGCATTCATAATGCAATCGTCAAGACATGTTGTTGAACAGTTGTGTGCTCCCTCAAATTCTTCTCTCTAGCATGGGCACTGCAGAGACACATGCTGAGATGTTAAAAAAAGCCTGGTTTACAATGCAGCCTGTGATAGAGTTTATGAAGAACAGATGAGAATGTTGGCAGAGCTTTATTCTGAAAGTGATTACCTCACATGTTTGGCTCAGAATTTTATAGATTCATCCTCCATGGACTATAGCAACAGAACAGTGCTCTGAGAAATATATACTGCATTTCAACAATAAAAACTCATAAGAACCATTGGAATTTATAAATCATATTGTTTTAAACCATTGTACATAGAGCAATGCCTTAAAACCCCCAGTGAGCAAGCATGGTGATGGTATGAAAAATCATGGTCCATTCTCTTCTggatttatattttgtttgtctCTTCATTTAAAACTGTGATTTTAGAACTTGATATTTTGGAGACTTCATTCTTTTTCATTGTTGTATTTAAAACGAGTTGCAGAGAAAGAAACTTTTGTGTATGTTAAAAGCATGTGCTGAATGACTAATTTGTGAAGATTTGGAGTTTGTTTGACTAATAGTGTAAAAATTTACATCTATTAAGATCACATACTGATCAATAGTTTGAAGtcagtaaaaaatattatatttttgaaataagtctcttctgctcaccaaggctgcatttatttgaacaaaaaacacggtacaaacagtaatattgtgaaatatttttacagtttaatgtaTCTGTTTCTTATATGAATgttaaaatttgatttatttttgtgatgcaaagcatcattactccagtattcagtgtcacatgatccttcagaaatctttctaatatgttgatttgatgctcaaaaaacatttcacattatcaatattgaaaatagttgtactgcttcatatttttgtggagacCATCATAAACCATGACATTTGTTCAGGATACTCTGACAAacagaaagctaaaaaaaaaaaaacccagcattTATTGAAgtcttttttaactttattaatgtctttactgtcactttttatcaatttattacatccgttgaataaaagtaataattttttttttttttttaaatcttagtgaccccaaacacattttttttctctgattgTTAATGCCAATCGATAGAGCATTGTGCACACAtgaacatgcaaaataaaaaaattcaacattaactatttaacataaaaaaacaaaacaatgaaaagatCTCAGCCAAGTCCCAATCTCTGGTGCCCATAATGTGTTTATCAGTGGTGTTTTGGAATGGGAGTGTAGATAAGTCAAAGCATTAAGACGTGTGGCACCACAACACAGACACAATCAAGTGATGGGATTATGAAGGTTTATGGCAGGACAACACCTGGATCTGAGGATGCTTTCTACAGGCTTAAGACGTTTTCAGATAGGATTTGTATCTTTTCCGAAGACTAACGGGTCTCCACATTACTAAGCTAATTTGTAGCCCTCCCATGGAGAGGTTAACACTGTCATTATACCCTTTCATTCGTGGTTAGATTGACCCCTACTTTCTAGCATGGAATGAGGTTTCATCCGTTCCTGAAATGGCTGCTTaacttttatattatgttttgatTATGGTGTCTTTATTTGTTTCGACCTTGATATTAGCCCAGTCAAAAATGATAGTTACCCTGCAAAATTGGCACACATACAGCATAAGGGAAAGTCTAACTTCTAAAAGTGAAGATCTGGTCACAGATTGGGTGGAGTAGATATATCCAGTGTATGCACTGCAATGTGGTTGGTGGCGGCACAGCATGACAAATTGATTGCTTTTCAAATGACTGTGGTTGAAAACATTTGCTAGTCTTGCTATTTACAGGACTGAGTAGAGAACTCGACCCCTATCACTTTTGGACAGTGATATCCTTCCTGGCAACATGTCTGAAGACTTAAATTTTTCCATTATATCCACTGCTACCAACATTTATGCTAATACTGGGTTAGATGACTTTGATCTGGACTACCTACAAAACTTTGAggttactgtatgtgtgtgaatatatataatgaaattaaaaaaacttttattcttCAAGgacttattaaattaataaaacataaccTTAAAGATAAACCATTAATAGAAAgacttaaatgaaataaatgttgttcttctaCTTACTATTTCTATAACTTTAAAAGACTCCTGATACAAAGATATGAagtaacacaactgttttcaacattgatattaatcagaaatgtttattgagcagcaaatcagtatattagaatgatttctgaaggatcatgtgacattgaagactggagaaatgatgctgaaaattcaactttgatcacaggaataaattacattttaaaatatattcaaatagaaagtggTTATTTTAGAtagtaaacatattttacaatattactgtatttttgatcaaagaaatccaGCCTTGGTGAGTTTAAAATACTTCTTTTAGTTTATCATATGCATTCCGTTATGAACCAAGGAAGAACAGCTTCCCTAAACAAATGAAGTCCAAGTAATTCTACACAGGTACAAAGTCCAGCAGAGGTGAAGTATGTCTACAGCAGACGTGAGGTCATGTGTCTCAGGTctatattaaaatgaacaaaccCAGAGGACAATCGTATTGCTTATTGGTAGCTCTTTCATATCTCTTGAGATTTTATCAGTTCTCAATTATGGGGTAGTTTTTCATATAGCTTCATGCAGAGctataaagttataaaaaaacatttgctcCTGGAGGAATTTGAGGCCTGGTTTTGAGATCAGTATTTAGTGCCATGCTTGATTACATGAAAGCAGTGTGTTTTTAGGTGAAGGTTGACATGCAGTATGTTTGAAATTTTGTCAGCAAGATCAAGTCAAGACATGGATcggttttattcagcaagactgaactgaatatatatatatatatatatatatatatatatatatatatatatatatatatatatatatatatatatatatatatatatatattaccaattttgaaattaaatttttctaCACCAGTTTTGTGGTactcagaataattcaaacttgTGCAAATGGACATAAAATGTACTGTAATGTATGAACTCTGCCTCAggatttagtatttagtatttttaagCAAGTCTGTTCATGTGAGATGCAGCAATTTTTTTATCAAGCTTCAGTGAGGAAAGAACAAAACTGCTTGCAAACCTTACATTTTAATGTCACATTTACAaggaaatcagaaaaaaatattataataaatgtgtttctttccCATTTGTTGTTCTCTGTTTATCTTGTCTCGGCGCATGTCCTACAAAACGTGTGACATGGACTGTGTTTGAGGTCTAAGACAAGATCTGTGTCAGCTGTTAATGCCACATCCATGTAATTCATGCAGACTTAAAATTAGTGAACTGGAGGTTCATGCACAGGATAACTAGTATACCCTCAACTGAAAGTGTTAATGTGTGTTAAGCATGTGTTTTAGATCCAGTGTGTCGTGTCTGGTGGTGTACTCTCTCTGGGACGACTTCCTGGAGCAGGGCCGGCGTGAGGATCGAAAGGAAATGACCTTGGAGGAACTGCCGAAACAGGTTAAGCACACACGCTGTCAACATCATACACTTAAAAGTCATCAGATAGCATTCACACTCAGTCACACGCCAGTTTTTTCTACATCTCTCTGTCCTGACTTTGGAACCAAAACTGATTTTTGATTTTACTGTGCCATAtaaatcaaaagtttggggtcaataagattttaaAAAGTTGCTGAAAGAAGCGTGCTCaataaggctgcattaatttgattaaaaatgcagtaatattgtgaaacattattacagtttaaaattgctttttttctattccaatatatattaaaatgtaatttattcatgtgatgcaaagctgaaatttctgcATCATTTCTCcggtctttagtgtcacatgctccttcagaaatcagccTAATATGCTgtgaaacatttattcatttaacatttgtagtacttttgtggaaacaatgatacattctttttaagattattttcttgataattttaatgcatccttgctgaataaaagtattaagttcttagaaaaaaaaaaatcgctgaTAACGAACAGTAGTGCATGTAACTAGTAACTATTCATGCACTCTAGATGAAAACACACACTGATGTTTGCGGGCACAACATAtgttgaattaattaatcaaattcatACTTATACAtatgagtttttaatgtgtttttttgtgtgcattttaatgtgtttgaaagacaaaagccttataaaagacaaaaataaccCACTGAgcgataattcaaataaaaatgagtttGTTCATCAGTTCAGGCAATGTTGAACTGCTGAGAAAACACTTCTTAAAACTGAATcgatttttgtaaatccagtggTCAAATTCTGTGTAGTCTCTGAATTTACTGTGTAATCACCACCTGACCAGACAAAACTGGAAGACTCTCTGAATGTATAAATAAGGCTTTTTTAGaaaggaaaatgttaaatatttaaaaattggaTAATTAGGGAACTGATAATATTCtgtaatataatatgaattaatatgtgaataaaatgtaacaaataaacatGTAACCGTAGTcagaatatttgaaaatgtaatttaatctaattacaagaacttaatttttggtaacactttattttaaggtgtccttgttgcacgttacatgtacttaatattataataacaattaatcatgcattattacatgcaagtaaccctaaaccaaaccctaatcatatagtaagtacatgtagtcaATTAATATTACtccgtacttaaatgtataattacactgtaacaaggacaccttaaaataaagtgtaaccaattttttttaatctgatgattacataatccagattacatgtaatcagttactacccagctctgcgAATGGAGCAGAATATAATCTAATATTTAACACCTCCTTTTTTATCTCATTATTTGAATAGACTGCAGAAAGacattttcacacacaaaatgaaataaaatgcagaatAACTAACTTATTCCCTCAAAAATTGCACATAACTgtctaaattaaacattttaggtAAAGGTGCATTTGTATTTCaaacgcatttttttttttacgttttatatagtttttttgtattCTACATTGTTCTTCAACTATAGTTACTGTACAGTAAACTAGCACTTCATTCTCAACATAGCTGATGTTACTTGGGCATAACAGTTACCCTCCTGTCCCTCTATAATTATGAGCGAGTCCATACCACACCCTTACATAAATAAACTCTCTCTTCATTAGTTCACAGCAAGTCTTCTTATCGTATCTTATATAAAGATGTGCAAACTAAAGATAATGCTGGTTATGATTTAGTCTAAAAAGAGAAGAGGTATTTTTATTCATTGCTAAAATTATTGTTTGTGCAGCATAACTGATTTGGAGATTCCAGATCAGCCGCAGATGTTGGAGATCATTCCCTCATTTGAAGAGGATGATGTCCCGGCCATCAGAGACCTGCTCAGGTGATGCTGGAAACCAGGGGCCTCATTTAGaaaatgttatgtgtaaaccatcCCAAATTTGTTCTAAGATCTTTTCTCAAAAGTGTGATTCAGAGAAAACGCACGTGAGCACAAAAACACGGGCTTAAAATTACTAGaaacaactgaaataataataataataataatataattgataataattaattgataaaaaaattacgTTTCCAAAAGTAAGAATAAACTATGAATTCAAGTAAAATTTTCAGTCATCTTAAAGTTTAGTATCACGAAATTCTTGCAAAACTTGGAAATTTCATATatcacaataaaatacatttttacatgattATGGTCTGCGGTCTGAAAAAAACCTGCATGAGACttggcattttttttatatttacctaGTTTACCAATGCTGCTCAAATGTGCTATTAATGTACTGACATCATATACAGTGTATTTCATACAAATATAACTGATGTAAAGgacaaaaacaaagtttaagGCTGATGTCTCTATAAGCAGATATTATAAACAGTTAACAATGTTATTGAAtagaatatattaaaaacctttatTGTACGACATAGGCAAAGTTCTGTTGTTTCTTTTAAACGTGTCTCCTGTATCAATATGACCCCCGTGGTCTGTTATTCCCACCCACCTCCCTTTGTTATGCAGCCCTGCCCACCCAGTTCACTGTTAGCATGAATGAGAAGTGCCAGAGACACAAATGAGCTGCGTCTGCTTCAGTTAATTAATTCAATCACCTATAGATGCATCTGTGTGCATTCAGTCCTAATCACATTACAGCAGTGGGTCTCATACTTTTACTTGCGATTGCATTCTGGTTATAAGCCTTAAATTCTGCATATATATGTAATACTGTTTATGTCTACATATCATATCATTATCAGTAAAGACATGTTTTAGTCTGCTTAGAAATGAAGCATAATATTTGCACTGTAAATTAGCAATTCAGTGTGGTTCAAGTCATTTGATTTCAATTGAATGTAGGAGAACATCAAACTTATGAGAGCTAAACAAATTCAATGTTGGTAAGCGCTGAAAATAATTGGGGGATTATAAACTGGAAGACTTATTCTGATTCTTTAATAAATGTGTTGAAAATTGATTTCTTGTATTTCAAGTTGCACTTGCAACCGATTTATAAAAGCAGATTTTGAGACTTGctttaaactagattttttttttttttttaactatatggtatataacttttaaaaaatgctttaatgGCACTTTCATATTGTTAAATCCTCACTGTCATCAATTGATTTATAACATGACACTTTGGCTTTTAGAAATACGCAGAagagtttattttatataaaaacatttattaattatgtagaacaatattagattttttcagaaataaagtccagtccatttaaataaacacatcagATGTATCCAATGATGTCATTGCATATGATAGGCTGTCGACTCCCAGTCTTCATGACAGTGCTGAACTGGTAAAAGTCTGGTTCCAAATGGTGCAAACTTGTGTGGGACTGGTGAAAGAACGGTTTGGGGGCTTGAAATCCCACCGGACAAGACATGCGTTTAGTGCAAGCCTTTCTCTCCTCGACTCCCTTTGACATGCCCGCTAATTTCCGCCGCATGTTGACCAGAAAGTCCTTGGCTATTTTGCGGCTAGCGTTCGGCTTGAGTTCTGCAGAATCTGGGCATTCTGGAAGATCCATCCAGTTCTTAATAAGATCTGCAAAGCTGTTGTCCCCAAGAACCAATGGTTGCCTGTTACGCCCTCGGGTTAACAAAGACGTGGTCCAGTCCGTTGGGTCGCTGGCCTCAAACGGCATCCAGCGCTCCAGGCATGCATCTGATGTGGATTTAGGTCGAATTTGGTTCGTGCGGATGCACGCGGACGATGAAACGCGTACATTCCTCGTACGTCTCAACACCACACCTTCGTCCTGCCACGATGCTTCAGAGTATCCTGAATCAAAGTCTAGACTTTTCATGCTGCTCGGGGAGCCTCGAGGTAGACGGCCAGCACTggcctcctcatcctcctcttcctccagcgGACTGTCCAAGCAGCAGGCCGAATCGTAGGTGCTGGCGTCACTGATGTCAGAACTCCGCAGGCGGCTGAGCTGCTCCCGCTGTTGTGCCCTTTTTTGACAGGCTCGAGTCACGTATGAGCACTTCGTTTGATCGTCGGGTTCTCTTATCTGCTTCAGATCCTGCAGAGACCTCATCATGCAGCGCATCTGGTCCCGGAAACATTCACCTGAACTGCGAAcgcacagctggagagagaaaaaattaataaaaaggttAGTACCTTGACTACACAAACTGCAGTCTTCAGTCTATAAGTGCAGTAGATGTAGACCCATTCTTCATCactgtcccattttttttttttttttaatatatatatttttgaatcactttttttgttgtgcattgaaaatatttttggaatttattttattttgttttcattttaattttaaagtttataaaaaaaattatatatatatatatatatatatatatatacatatatatatatatatatatatatatatatatatacatatatatatatatacatatatatatatatatatatatatatatatatatatatatatatatatatatatatataaattgaagtTTTAAttatagttaaagttttagtaaatttgtcattttcttttttttatttcacaatgtttatggttttatttatcaATAAAAACCCAGCACTGTTGCATTGTGCAATCGCAGT
This genomic window from Carassius gibelio isolate Cgi1373 ecotype wild population from Czech Republic chromosome A6, carGib1.2-hapl.c, whole genome shotgun sequence contains:
- the LOC128015986 gene encoding PAK4-inhibitor inka2-like; the protein is MLCVRSSGECFRDQMRCMMRSLQDLKQIREPDDQTKCSYVTRACQKRAQQREQLSRLRSSDISDASTYDSACCLDSPLEEEEDEEASAGRLPRGSPSSMKSLDFDSGYSEASWQDEGVVLRRTRNVRVSSSACIRTNQIRPKSTSDACLERWMPFEASDPTDWTTSLLTRGRNRQPLVLGDNSFADLIKNWMDLPECPDSAELKPNASRKIAKDFLVNMRRKLAGMSKGVEERKACTKRMSCPVGFQAPKPFFHQSHTSLHHLEPDFYQFSTVMKTGSRQPIICNDIIGYI